The Struthio camelus isolate bStrCam1 chromosome 5, bStrCam1.hap1, whole genome shotgun sequence genome has a segment encoding these proteins:
- the ALDH3B1 gene encoding aldehyde dehydrogenase family 3 member B1 isoform X1: MESDARGVYGVPVGRGAHGEQCEGRPQSPRGSGCPWRATQEVSMGSPWVKVSMESDVRAVHRVSVGQGSWQRESPSAAVPWGRSTAVPSLIPIPTPRRRGTILPALARGARPAAPQHLGGHPKRRHLQPGPALLSPPLSTPQGRRCALPRPSAGSPFPPLGMQQPLELPEQQLALAKGAGPGAGDRMGGADSGAVSGNPYAGLVSRLRAAWLSGKTRPVEYRVAQLEALGRFLEEKQQDILEATALDMRKPSFEAYFSEILLCKNELNNTLNNLSHWMKDEHVEKNLVTQLDSAFIRKDPYGVVLIIAPWNYPIHLFFVPLIGAIAAGNCVIVKPSETTKNIERLVAEALPCYLDNDCFAVVTAGVEETTKLLENKFDYIFFTGSPSVGRIIMTAAAKHLTPVTLELGGKNPCYVSDTCEVHNVARRVAWGRFFNAGQTCVAPDYVLCSVEMQDKLMPALREAITEFYSPNPQESPDFARIVGDKQFQRVRALLSSGRVAIGGQTDEQERYVAPTVLADVQPSDPAMQEEIFGPILPIVVVSSMDEAIDFINARPPPLVLYVFSCDSKVVKEVLERTSSGGFCGNDVLMHVTLTSLPFGGIGNSGLGKYHSRFTFDTFTHHRGCLHRNMGLEAINALRYPPYNQQKLGLLTAAFEIKRKGMCTLL; this comes from the exons ATGGAGAGCGACGCAAGAGGTGTCTATGGGGTCCCCGTGGGTCGGGGTGCCCATGGAGAGCAATGTGAGGGGCGTCCGCAGAGTCCCCGTGGGTCAGGGTGCCCATGGAGAGCAACGCAAGAGGTGTCTATGGGGTCCCCGTGGGTCAAGGTGTCCATGGAGAGTGACGTGAGGGCTGTCCACAGGGTATCTGTGGGTCAGGGCTCATGGCAGCGAGAGTCGCCCAGTGCCGCTGTCCCATGGGGGCGGTCCACTGCTGTCCCCAGCCTCATCCCCATTCCCACCCCACGGAGGCGGGGCACCATCCTGCCCGCCCTCGCCCGTGGGGCCCGGccggctgccccacagcatttAGGAGGGCACCCCAAACGCCGGCAcctccagcccggccccgcgctcctcTCGCCGCCGCTCAGCACCCCCCAG GGCCGCCGCTGCGCGCTCCCCCGGCCCTCCGCcggcagccccttcccgccgctcGGCATGCAGCAGCCCCTCGAGCTCCCCGAGCAGCAGCTCGCCCTGGCCAAAGGAGCCGGACCCGGCGCAGGCGACAGGATGGGCGGCGCGGACAGTGGCGCCGTCAG TGGGAACCCCTACGCGGGGCTGGTGAGCCGCCTGCGGGCGGCCTGGCTCTCGGGGAAGACGCGGCCCGTGGAGTACCGCGTGGCCCAGCTGGAGGCCCTGGGCCGCTTcctggaggagaagcagcaggacaTCCTGGAGGCCACAGCCTTGGACATGCGCAAG CCGTCCTTTGAGGCCTACTTCTCCGAGATCCTCCTCTGCAAAAATGAGCTCAACAACACCCTTAACAATCTCTCCCACTGGATGAAGGATGAGCACGTGGAGAAGAATCTG GTGACACAGCTGGATTCAGCCTTCATCCGCAAGGACCCCTATGGGGTGGTGCTCATCATCGCCCCCTGGAATTACCCCATCCACCTCTTCTTTGTGCCCCTCATCGGGGCCATCGCCGCTG GTAACTGTGTCATTGTCAAACCCTCGGAGACGACCAAGAACATCGAGAGACTGGTGGCTGAAGCCCTGCCCTGCTACCTGGACAAT GACTGCTTTGCTGTGGTGACTGCCGGTGTGGAGGAAACCACCAAACTGCTGGAGAACAAGTTTGACTACATCTTCTTCACTG gcagccccTCCGTGGGCAGGATCATTATGACAGCCGCTGCCAAGCACCTGACGCCAGTGACGCTGGAGCTGGGGGGCAAGAACCCCTGCTACGTGTCTGACACCTGCGAGGTGCACAACGTGGCCAGGCGGGTGGCCTGGGGGCGCTTCTTCAACGCGGGACAGACCTGCGTGGCACCTGACTATGTGCTGTGCAGCGTGGAGATGCAGGACAAGCTGATGCCAGCCCTGCGTGAGGCCATCACCGAGTTTTACAGCCCCAACCCTCAGGAGTCCCCCGACTTTGCCCGCATCGTGGGGGACAAGCAATTCCAGCGGGTgcgggctctgctgagcagcggGCGCGTGGCCATCGGAGGGCAGACGGATGAGCAGGAGCGCTACGTCG ctcccACGGTGCTGGCCGACGTGCAGCCCTCTGATCCTGCCATGCAAGAAGAGATCTTCGGGCCCATCCTGCCTATCGTTGTCGTGTCCAGCATGGATGAAGCCATTGACTTTATCAATGCCCGTCCGCCGCCGCTGGTTCTCTATGTCTTCTCCTGTGATAGCAAG GTGGTgaaggaggtgctggagcggaCAAGCAGTGGTGGCTTTTGTGGAAATGATGTTCTGATGCATGTGACGTTGACCTCGCTGCCGTTTGGTGGGATTG GGAACAGCGGCTTGGGGAAATACCACAGCAGGTTCACCTTCGACACCTTCACTCACCACCGCGGCTGCCTGCACCGCAACATGGGCCTGGAGGCCATCAACGCCCTGCGCTACCCGCCGTACAACCAGCAGAAGTTGGGGCTGCTGACGGCCGCCTTCGAGATCAAGCGCAAGGGCATGTGCACCCTGCTCTGA
- the ALDH3B1 gene encoding aldehyde dehydrogenase family 3 member B1 isoform X3, which produces MQQPLELPEQQLALAKGAGPGAGDRMGGADSGAVSGNPYAGLVSRLRAAWLSGKTRPVEYRVAQLEALGRFLEEKQQDILEATALDMRKPSFEAYFSEILLCKNELNNTLNNLSHWMKDEHVEKNLVTQLDSAFIRKDPYGVVLIIAPWNYPIHLFFVPLIGAIAAGNCVIVKPSETTKNIERLVAEALPCYLDNDCFAVVTAGVEETTKLLENKFDYIFFTGSPSVGRIIMTAAAKHLTPVTLELGGKNPCYVSDTCEVHNVARRVAWGRFFNAGQTCVAPDYVLCSVEMQDKLMPALREAITEFYSPNPQESPDFARIVGDKQFQRVRALLSSGRVAIGGQTDEQERYVAPTVLADVQPSDPAMQEEIFGPILPIVVVSSMDEAIDFINARPPPLVLYVFSCDSKVVKEVLERTSSGGFCGNDVLMHVTLTSLPFGGIGNSGLGKYHSRFTFDTFTHHRGCLHRNMGLEAINALRYPPYNQQKLGLLTAAFEIKRKGMCTLL; this is translated from the exons ATGCAGCAGCCCCTCGAGCTCCCCGAGCAGCAGCTCGCCCTGGCCAAAGGAGCCGGACCCGGCGCAGGCGACAGGATGGGCGGCGCGGACAGTGGCGCCGTCAG TGGGAACCCCTACGCGGGGCTGGTGAGCCGCCTGCGGGCGGCCTGGCTCTCGGGGAAGACGCGGCCCGTGGAGTACCGCGTGGCCCAGCTGGAGGCCCTGGGCCGCTTcctggaggagaagcagcaggacaTCCTGGAGGCCACAGCCTTGGACATGCGCAAG CCGTCCTTTGAGGCCTACTTCTCCGAGATCCTCCTCTGCAAAAATGAGCTCAACAACACCCTTAACAATCTCTCCCACTGGATGAAGGATGAGCACGTGGAGAAGAATCTG GTGACACAGCTGGATTCAGCCTTCATCCGCAAGGACCCCTATGGGGTGGTGCTCATCATCGCCCCCTGGAATTACCCCATCCACCTCTTCTTTGTGCCCCTCATCGGGGCCATCGCCGCTG GTAACTGTGTCATTGTCAAACCCTCGGAGACGACCAAGAACATCGAGAGACTGGTGGCTGAAGCCCTGCCCTGCTACCTGGACAAT GACTGCTTTGCTGTGGTGACTGCCGGTGTGGAGGAAACCACCAAACTGCTGGAGAACAAGTTTGACTACATCTTCTTCACTG gcagccccTCCGTGGGCAGGATCATTATGACAGCCGCTGCCAAGCACCTGACGCCAGTGACGCTGGAGCTGGGGGGCAAGAACCCCTGCTACGTGTCTGACACCTGCGAGGTGCACAACGTGGCCAGGCGGGTGGCCTGGGGGCGCTTCTTCAACGCGGGACAGACCTGCGTGGCACCTGACTATGTGCTGTGCAGCGTGGAGATGCAGGACAAGCTGATGCCAGCCCTGCGTGAGGCCATCACCGAGTTTTACAGCCCCAACCCTCAGGAGTCCCCCGACTTTGCCCGCATCGTGGGGGACAAGCAATTCCAGCGGGTgcgggctctgctgagcagcggGCGCGTGGCCATCGGAGGGCAGACGGATGAGCAGGAGCGCTACGTCG ctcccACGGTGCTGGCCGACGTGCAGCCCTCTGATCCTGCCATGCAAGAAGAGATCTTCGGGCCCATCCTGCCTATCGTTGTCGTGTCCAGCATGGATGAAGCCATTGACTTTATCAATGCCCGTCCGCCGCCGCTGGTTCTCTATGTCTTCTCCTGTGATAGCAAG GTGGTgaaggaggtgctggagcggaCAAGCAGTGGTGGCTTTTGTGGAAATGATGTTCTGATGCATGTGACGTTGACCTCGCTGCCGTTTGGTGGGATTG GGAACAGCGGCTTGGGGAAATACCACAGCAGGTTCACCTTCGACACCTTCACTCACCACCGCGGCTGCCTGCACCGCAACATGGGCCTGGAGGCCATCAACGCCCTGCGCTACCCGCCGTACAACCAGCAGAAGTTGGGGCTGCTGACGGCCGCCTTCGAGATCAAGCGCAAGGGCATGTGCACCCTGCTCTGA
- the ALDH3B1 gene encoding aldehyde dehydrogenase family 3 member B1 isoform X2 — MLRDSGQEPAEPGRRCALPRPSAGSPFPPLGMQQPLELPEQQLALAKGAGPGAGDRMGGADSGAVSGNPYAGLVSRLRAAWLSGKTRPVEYRVAQLEALGRFLEEKQQDILEATALDMRKPSFEAYFSEILLCKNELNNTLNNLSHWMKDEHVEKNLVTQLDSAFIRKDPYGVVLIIAPWNYPIHLFFVPLIGAIAAGNCVIVKPSETTKNIERLVAEALPCYLDNDCFAVVTAGVEETTKLLENKFDYIFFTGSPSVGRIIMTAAAKHLTPVTLELGGKNPCYVSDTCEVHNVARRVAWGRFFNAGQTCVAPDYVLCSVEMQDKLMPALREAITEFYSPNPQESPDFARIVGDKQFQRVRALLSSGRVAIGGQTDEQERYVAPTVLADVQPSDPAMQEEIFGPILPIVVVSSMDEAIDFINARPPPLVLYVFSCDSKVVKEVLERTSSGGFCGNDVLMHVTLTSLPFGGIGNSGLGKYHSRFTFDTFTHHRGCLHRNMGLEAINALRYPPYNQQKLGLLTAAFEIKRKGMCTLL, encoded by the exons ATGCTGAGAGACTCGGGCCAGGAGCCGGCCGAGCCG GGCCGCCGCTGCGCGCTCCCCCGGCCCTCCGCcggcagccccttcccgccgctcGGCATGCAGCAGCCCCTCGAGCTCCCCGAGCAGCAGCTCGCCCTGGCCAAAGGAGCCGGACCCGGCGCAGGCGACAGGATGGGCGGCGCGGACAGTGGCGCCGTCAG TGGGAACCCCTACGCGGGGCTGGTGAGCCGCCTGCGGGCGGCCTGGCTCTCGGGGAAGACGCGGCCCGTGGAGTACCGCGTGGCCCAGCTGGAGGCCCTGGGCCGCTTcctggaggagaagcagcaggacaTCCTGGAGGCCACAGCCTTGGACATGCGCAAG CCGTCCTTTGAGGCCTACTTCTCCGAGATCCTCCTCTGCAAAAATGAGCTCAACAACACCCTTAACAATCTCTCCCACTGGATGAAGGATGAGCACGTGGAGAAGAATCTG GTGACACAGCTGGATTCAGCCTTCATCCGCAAGGACCCCTATGGGGTGGTGCTCATCATCGCCCCCTGGAATTACCCCATCCACCTCTTCTTTGTGCCCCTCATCGGGGCCATCGCCGCTG GTAACTGTGTCATTGTCAAACCCTCGGAGACGACCAAGAACATCGAGAGACTGGTGGCTGAAGCCCTGCCCTGCTACCTGGACAAT GACTGCTTTGCTGTGGTGACTGCCGGTGTGGAGGAAACCACCAAACTGCTGGAGAACAAGTTTGACTACATCTTCTTCACTG gcagccccTCCGTGGGCAGGATCATTATGACAGCCGCTGCCAAGCACCTGACGCCAGTGACGCTGGAGCTGGGGGGCAAGAACCCCTGCTACGTGTCTGACACCTGCGAGGTGCACAACGTGGCCAGGCGGGTGGCCTGGGGGCGCTTCTTCAACGCGGGACAGACCTGCGTGGCACCTGACTATGTGCTGTGCAGCGTGGAGATGCAGGACAAGCTGATGCCAGCCCTGCGTGAGGCCATCACCGAGTTTTACAGCCCCAACCCTCAGGAGTCCCCCGACTTTGCCCGCATCGTGGGGGACAAGCAATTCCAGCGGGTgcgggctctgctgagcagcggGCGCGTGGCCATCGGAGGGCAGACGGATGAGCAGGAGCGCTACGTCG ctcccACGGTGCTGGCCGACGTGCAGCCCTCTGATCCTGCCATGCAAGAAGAGATCTTCGGGCCCATCCTGCCTATCGTTGTCGTGTCCAGCATGGATGAAGCCATTGACTTTATCAATGCCCGTCCGCCGCCGCTGGTTCTCTATGTCTTCTCCTGTGATAGCAAG GTGGTgaaggaggtgctggagcggaCAAGCAGTGGTGGCTTTTGTGGAAATGATGTTCTGATGCATGTGACGTTGACCTCGCTGCCGTTTGGTGGGATTG GGAACAGCGGCTTGGGGAAATACCACAGCAGGTTCACCTTCGACACCTTCACTCACCACCGCGGCTGCCTGCACCGCAACATGGGCCTGGAGGCCATCAACGCCCTGCGCTACCCGCCGTACAACCAGCAGAAGTTGGGGCTGCTGACGGCCGCCTTCGAGATCAAGCGCAAGGGCATGTGCACCCTGCTCTGA